From the genome of Spinacia oleracea cultivar Varoflay chromosome 2, BTI_SOV_V1, whole genome shotgun sequence, one region includes:
- the LOC110802825 gene encoding protein FAR1-RELATED SEQUENCE 5-like: MIKCEQQRVEENNWVIELLHDRGTHNHTLIVYPEGHRGVSGLSQGAKEVVREMNDAQAKPKNIMVAIKNKFPDEHPNMRHIYNFKEKMRREGSEGRNVVEQMLHLAREHDYINWVSCSDRTSKVISRAFLGHPAMVEVLRTYPLVIGLYSTYKTNRYGFPFLEIVGVTPTNQNFLIAYAFMKDETAASYRPLGVTEVVAIKLYTYF; this comes from the coding sequence ATGATTAAGTGTGAACAACAACGAGTAGAAGAAAATAATTGGGTTATTGAGTTGCTTCATGATCGTGGCACACATAACCACACATTGATTGTATATCCCGAGGGTCACCGTGGTGTTAGTGGTCTTAGTCAGGGTGCAAAGGAAGTTGTTCGCGAGATGAACGATGCACAAGCTAAGCCAAAAAATATTATGGTGGCCATTAAAAACAAGTTTCCAGATGAACATCCCAACATGAGACACATTTACAACTTCAAAGAAAAGATGAGACGAGAAGGTTCAGAAGGAAGAAACGTTGTTGAGCAGATGTTGCATCTAGCCAGAGAGCACGACTACATAAACTGGGTCTCATGCAGTGACCGTACGAGTAAAGTCATAAGCCGCGCATTCTTAGGTCACCCTGCAATGGTGGAGGTGTTACGCACATATCCACTGGTTATTGGTTTGTATTCGACGTACAAGACTAACAGATATGGATTTCCTTTCTTGGAGATTGTTGGTGTGACACCGACAAATCAGAATTTCCTAATCGCCTATGCATTTATGAAAGACGAGACTGCAGCGAGCTACCGGCCGTTGGGTGTTACAGAAGTTGTAGCGATAAAATTGTACACttatttttga